One bacterium genomic window, AGCCGATACTGCTTCGGGAGGGAACTATACCATTTTCCGAAGTGTTAAACTTCGCAGAGGGAAGATCATAACTAATGTATAGTATCGTATATGTTTGCACGGGAAATACTTGTCGCTCTCCAATGGCCGAAGGAATCTTACGAACGCTGCTGGCCAAAAGTGGAATCGAGGATGTCGATGTCTCTTCGGCAGGGATTGGTACGCTGGATGGCTACCCGGCCACGCATCACGCTGTAGAGATTTCCCGGCGCAATCAGATTGACATCTCCGGGCATCATTCGACACGCATGACGGACCGAATCTTCAGGGAGTCGGATCTGGTGTTTGCGCTTGCCGAAAATCACTTTGAGGTACTAAAAAACTGGCAAGACGCTGATAAGAAACTTTATATGGTGAAGGCATTCCCAGAGCCCGGACATGGTGATGCACGTCACTCAGTTGACGATCCAGTTGGCGGATCTTTGGAAGAATATAAAGTCACCTTTGAAGAGATATACAGCGAAATCAACCGGGCACTTCCAGATATTATCCGGAGGATAGAAAATCATCGTCAAACACCGTAAGAAAGCCTTGGGAATCGCGATTGTCGTACCAGTCGCTGTGATCATTTTGCTGCTGAGTTTCCGTGGAGAGTCTGGAGCTGCAGACACAACAGGAACGCCGCCCGTACCTGCCGAAAGCCTCTATCGCCAGCTTCCAAATGATTCATTTGGTCCCGGCGAGTACCTGAAATTTAGTGTAGGATATGGCTTCGTCACAGCCGGTACAGCGACGCTTGAAGTTCGCGACACGAGCACTTACAATGGTGCGCTTTGTTTTGAGATTTATTCTGAGACTAATTCCAACAAGTTCTTTGACGGATTCTATAAAGTACGCGATACGATTGTTTGCCAATTCGATGCCGATGGGTTGTTTTCGCACTACTTCTTCAAGGCACTACACGAGGGCTCCTATCACTCTTCAAGAGAGATCAGCCTCGACTACAAACAGCGTCGAGCAATAACTCAGAAGGGGCAGGATCATATCGATACCGTTGCCATTTCCGCATTTTCACAAGATGTCATGACTGCGTTCTATTACATACGAACTCTGCCTTTAGAAGTTGGCCAGACAGTCAAGCTCAATTATGTTGATCATGATTCAGCGACGGTTATGGATGTCAGAATTCTCAAACGCGAAACAGTTGATGTTCCTGCCGGCCGATTCAATTGTATTGTCGTTGAGCCGATGCTTCAGGCGGCAGGCGTATTCAAGCAAGAAGGCGAAGTGAAAGTATGGCTAACAGATGATCGACTCAAGATGCCTGTTCTCATGAAGAGTAAAGTCTTGGTCGGCTCCATCCATGCTGAGTTGGTCGAGTTCAAGCTCGGCAATTTGAATTGGTAGCGATGAAAAAAATAGATCTCGCGAGATTAAAAGTTCGTTCGATTGCCGGCCGTCGTTCCAAGGTCCACAAGTCACAATTTGATGTGAAATTGTCGACTGCCGGTGTCGCGGATTTCGTCGATTCACTCCCGGATATACTTAAGGGCGGAGATCTCAAAAAGCTTGCAGCTTCGATAATACGTGCACAAAAGAGTCGAAAGCCAATACTCTGGATGTTCGGTGCCCATGTGATCAAAGTCGGATTGGCGCCGATACTATGCGAAATGATGCATGCCGGTTGTGTGCAAATGATCTCAACGAACAACGCCGGATTGATTCACGATATGGAGTTGGCATTCTTTGGGCAGACCTCTGAAGATGTAGAGGCGGCAATTACTGAGGGCGAGTTCGGAATGACAAAAGAAACAGCTGCTCACTATGCCGGAATCATTGAGACTGTGAGAAAAGAGAAGATTGGTCTTGGCGAAGCCGCCGGCGCCTACATCAATCGCAAGAAGGCAAAGAACCGACAGCGATCGATCTTCGCCGTGGCTCAGTCGCTCGGCATACCTGCGACGGTTCATGTAGCAATTGGAACGGATATTGTCAATGCGCATCCAAGCTACGATGGTGCCGTAATCGGAGCCGCCTCACAGGACGATTTCAAGATCCATTGCTATAACGTAACACAGTTGCGAAACGGCGGAGTGGCGCTCAATTGGGGTTCTGCCGTGATAATGCCGGAGATTTTTCTAAAGGCCATCGCTATCGCACGCAACCTTGATAAGAAGTTTACGAAGTTTACTGTAGCTAATTTCGATATGATCGGGCTTTACCGCCCGCGAAACAATTTCGTCGCGCGACCGCGTTTGCTGGGTGCGACAACTTATGACTTTGCCGGACACCATGAAATCATGCTCCCGTTGCTTTGGGCTGCTGTTCGTGAGCGGTTGTAGGCAAAGTCAAAACGGAGATTTGAGAAATGCCGAAAATAGTCGAGTGTGTTCCGAACTTTTCTGAAGGGCGGCGTCCAGAGGTTCTGAAAGCGATCACCGATGCCATCACAGCGATTCCCGGCGTTGTACTTCTTGATGCCGAGATGGACAAAGACCACAATCGCGCAGTCGTGACTTTGGCGGGTGATCCGTCAGCGGTGAGGAAGGGTGTTTTCGAAGGAATTAAGAAGGCATCGCAGTTGATTGACCTCAACACTCATCAAGGCGAGCATCCACGGATGGGCGCAACTGATGTCTGCCCCTTCATTCCGATAAGCGAAGTCACTGTTGAGGAGTGCATCGAGCTGGCGAAGTCACTCGGGGAGCAAGTCGGTAGAGAGCTTGGAATTCCCGTTTACCTGTATGAACAGGCGGCTACCCGTCCTGACCGAGTGAGTCTGCCTGATATTCGTAACAAGCACGGCCAATATGAAGGGATAAAGGCTACAATCCAGTCAGATGATACTCTCATACCTGATTTTGGTCCGCGCAAATTGCATGAACAAGCCGGGGCGATCGCGGTAGGCGTTAGGCTTCCATTGATTGCATTCAATGCCTATCTCGGAACGAACGATCTAAAGATAGCGCAGCGAATTGCCAAATCGATCCGGGCTAACACCGGTGGATTTACAAATTGTCGCGCTATGGGGTTTGAAATCAAAGACCGCAACTGCGTCCAGGTTTCGATGAATCTTGTCAACTATTTGCAGACACCGATTTATCGAGTGCTGGAAACGATAAAATCCGAAGCCGCCCGTTGGGGGACATTTGTAACATCAACAGAAATCGTCGGACTCGTTCCGAACGAAGCAATCGCCAATTCTGCGCGCTGGTACCTGATGTTGGAAAATTTCAGCAAAGAACAAATCCTGGAAGTAAAACTTCAGCAGGCGCTAGAGGAACAAGGCAGTCGTTCCGGATTGAGTACGTTTGTCGAAAGCGTCGCCTCCAGTTCACCTGCGCCGGGCGGCGGGTCAGTTTCTGCGGCGGCCGGATCACTGGCAGCAGCACTTGCGAGCATGGTATGCCGCTTGACAATTGGTAAGAAGAAGTATGCCGATGTTCAGGATCAAGCGACTGCAATCCTCGAGAAAACCGACACACTGAAGGACCAGTTATACGAACTCGTTGCCCGTGATGCGGCATCGTTTGATGCGCTAATGGCTGCCATGAAACTGCCGAAAGAAACGCCTGAGCAGTTGGAGACTCGCAAAGCGGCGATACAGCAGGCGACAATAACCGCAACGCGCACACCACTGGAAACCATGAAAAAATCACTTCTCGCTATCGATTTGGCGATTCAGATTGCCGAAATTGGTAACGTAAACTCCATAAGCGATGCCGGCGTCGGTGCTCTTATGGCTCATGCAGCGGTCCAGGGCGCTTATTACAACGTCCAGATAAACCTACCGGGTATTTCGGACGAGTCCATTAAGGCAGAAATTGATAGAGAGTCGCGCAAGGTCCTCAACGAAGCCGAGATCAAATCGAAACGTGCTCGTGATATAGTGATCGGAAAAATTGGATGCCCGACAAGCTGATTGATCTGCATATGCATACCGTCTACTCCGACGGGCGTTACACGCCTACGGCCACGGTAGAATATGCCTCTGAAAAGCAGCTCAGTGCAATCTCAATCACCGACCACGATTCATTTGATGGGTTGCCCGAGGCAGCCATCCGTGCCAAAGAACTGGGAATTGAATTGATTAACGGTATCGAATTGTCGTGCACGCATGAGGAATCTGACATACATATGTTGGCCTATTTCGTCGATCCGTTGTATCATCCATTGTCGGACAAAGTTAAGTACTATCAGGACGAACGCTTGAAGCGGGGGCTCTTGATAGTCCAGAAACTCAATGAAATGGGAATTGACTTGCGAATCGAAACTGTAAAGACGATGGCCGGCAGTGGTGCTGTCGGTCGCGTCCATGTTGCAGACGCATTGGTCAAAGAGGAATATGTCCACACCTTTGACGAAGCATTCAATCGATTCCTTGGTTACCATGCGCCTGCTTATGTGCCCAAGACATTTTTTGACCCAGTCGAGGCAATTTCGCTTGTCCATGATGCCGGCGGTATTGTGGTGATGGCACATCCCGGGACGGCACGGCGCGACGATGCAATTCCATATCTCGCTGAGATTGGAATGGATGGAATTGAAGTCTTTCATTCCAAACATTCACCCGCCCAAGTGCGTCATTACAAAGCAGTCGCTGAAAAACACAAGCTATTGATTTCAGGCGGCTCCGATTGGCACGGTCGCAATGATCCCCGCGCTGATATGGGCAATCAAAAAGTCCCCTACGTAATTCTTTCCCGAATGAGAGACTATCTTGCCAGCAGAAAATCAACCTGACAAAGGAGCCCGCGTGAGCGCTCGAATCCCGACTTTCGTTACTCTCCTGATTGTACTTTCGTTTGCAGTTCAAGCAGCCGCTATCGATCTGTCTCAGATGAATCGTACCGAACAAATGCAAGCGTTACTGAGTGCCTATAATGAAAAAACCGAAGTCGCAGCAACTGCATTGGGAGATGAAGGAGTTCCGGGAACCGGGATAATACAAAAGTGCGGTTTGCCGCTTGCCTTGCAGATTAGAGCATTGGAAAACCAGTATGGCACGATAGCCGGTTTCGAAGACGTGATGGCGCGACCCGCAAATCTCCCGCTTAACTTCGATTCGCCGGGTGGTCACTTTAAAATACACTATACCATGACACCCGGAAGCCGTGACACTGTTCATACCCGCTACGGTGACAATAACAGCAACGGCGTTCCTGACTATATCGATATTGTTGCGCGAATCGCCGATTCCTGCTGGGAACATCACATTAATCAACTTGGATTCATTGAGCCAATTGATGATGGCACGGCTGGTGGCGACGCACGGTATGATGTTTATGTTATGAACCTCGACAGTCGCATCTATGGCAGCACGGTACCTGATGAAGAGATTGTAGTTGGTGGAAGCTATAAAGCTACTTCTTGGATGGAACTAGATACCAAATATGAAGATTACCAGGGATACTCGGATCGTCCGATAGCGGCACTTCAGGTCACCGTCGCCCATGAGTTTCTGCACGCGATACATCTGACTTACGACAGCAGGGAAGTGTGTACGGCGCCAAGTTGTACTCCATCCAATTATAATCCATACTGGCTGGAGATGTCGGCTGTGTGGATGGAAGAAGAAATGTATGATGGCGTAAACGACTACTACAATTACCTCGGGTACTATCTGCCGACTGTGCATAAAGCTCCTTACTACATCAGCGATGACGGACTGAGCATCTATGGTGCGGCCCTCTTTCCGATTTTTCTTGCTGAGAAGTACGGCAAGGAGGTCAATCGGATCGCCTGGGAGTACTGCGGTGCGACAACCGGCGAGAACTTCTTTTCCGGGGCGATTCAAAGCGCGCTTGCTGATCATACCGGTGGTACTGTCAACTTGGAGCAGGCATGGACCGAATACTCGCGTTGGTTATTCTTTACCGGGACACGGGCTCGGACAGGACGTTACTTCCCGGAAGCAGCCAGCTATGGTATGGTACCAGACGAATTTTCAAACCCGACGAGAGCATACATCCGCTATTACTCGGAATATCCAGTAACGACTGCTGAAAGTGGAGACAATCAATTTCTACCGTCAGAGTTGGGCATTAACTTCTTGGTTTTTCGAACCGGTTCCTTGGCAAGCGGATTTGTTCTGGATTTCACCGGTGTAGTTAGCACCAATCCCTCAACAGAATGGCGGAAATCGGTGATCGCTTACGATCGTTTCAATGCAAACGGTCTCTTTCGAGTGTCAGATATTGTCTATCCACTGAACACACAAGTTCAAGTCGAAGACTTAGACGCTATCACTGATGTACTAGTCATCCCGACAATCGTTAATACCGATCTCAGGCGTCTGTCAAATTCATATCGGTTCAGCGTGGCTGACACGTCGGTGCAAATCAGTGAGAACAAAGTGTTGTTTGCAAATACCAAGTTGATTGCTTCAGATGCCGTCGATCGCCCATTGACGGTGATTTTTGATGTCGTTCAGACTTCCGATGTTGACATTAGTGTCTATACAGTTGCCGGCGAGCGGGTCTACAAATCGGAGCGCCTGACCGTTAATCCTGGTGATCCGTACTCGTTCACTTGGAATGCAAAGAATGGAAGTGACGAATTAGTTGCTTCAGGTATCTACGTAGTGCAGGCACGGATTGGCGATGAAATCCGGCATCAGAAGATCTTAGTGGTCAGGTGACAACCAGGACAGTCGCTGGCATCGGGATTTTTACGGCTCTGGCATATGCCGGCTCATTCGTCCTGATGGTAATTCCCAATGCGACTCTCTCCATCCTAATAGTGTTCTTTGCCGGATACTGCATCGGCAGGCTTGGCGGATTCGTGACTGGCGTAGTGTCGTCGGCACTCATTTCTCTTTTTAATCCATACGGAATGGTCATCTTGCCACTGCTATTGGCGCAGCTGTCTGGCTATTCTCTCGTCGGCCTACTCGGCGGGGCATTTGCGCAAAGGCTGGAGCCGCGAACCTCACTCGTCTATGTCGCCGTGCTTGGATCCTTAGGCGTGACTACTGCGCTTCTGTACCACGTTCCTGTTTCGATTGTAGATGCGTGGCTGTTCGGGCCGTTTCGAGAAAGGCTAATTGTCTCGCTTTCCTTTGTGATGGTGACCGTACTATCCAATTTGGTCTTCTTTGTGGTGTTCTTCCCAATTCTTGCAAAACTCCAAAAAGTCGTTAACTTTTCCAATGGCCGGTAGCTCATCAGTGTCAATTGCGCCGATTGAGAAGGGCAGTCTGGAGTTGAATTGTATCGCATTGTTGGCATAATCGTAGCGCTTCTTGTTGGTGGTTACTCCGCTGCCAGAGCTCAGGAGTCTGAGAATGACAGCACGAAAGCTGTGCAAGCGCCCGATTCGCTGCACGAGTCTGATCAGTCGCCTGCACTAGATGACAGTCTGCCGAAGATCACCAGACCTCGATTCATAAGCGTCAGTGACAGCTTAATTAAACTTCTATTCGGAAGATTTGATGGCCAGCAGGGATTTCCG contains:
- a CDS encoding DUF3108 domain-containing protein → MGIAIVVPVAVIILLLSFRGESGAADTTGTPPVPAESLYRQLPNDSFGPGEYLKFSVGYGFVTAGTATLEVRDTSTYNGALCFEIYSETNSNKFFDGFYKVRDTIVCQFDADGLFSHYFFKALHEGSYHSSREISLDYKQRRAITQKGQDHIDTVAISAFSQDVMTAFYYIRTLPLEVGQTVKLNYVDHDSATVMDVRILKRETVDVPAGRFNCIVVEPMLQAAGVFKQEGEVKVWLTDDRLKMPVLMKSKVLVGSIHAELVEFKLGNLNW
- the ftcD gene encoding glutamate formimidoyltransferase → MPKIVECVPNFSEGRRPEVLKAITDAITAIPGVVLLDAEMDKDHNRAVVTLAGDPSAVRKGVFEGIKKASQLIDLNTHQGEHPRMGATDVCPFIPISEVTVEECIELAKSLGEQVGRELGIPVYLYEQAATRPDRVSLPDIRNKHGQYEGIKATIQSDDTLIPDFGPRKLHEQAGAIAVGVRLPLIAFNAYLGTNDLKIAQRIAKSIRANTGGFTNCRAMGFEIKDRNCVQVSMNLVNYLQTPIYRVLETIKSEAARWGTFVTSTEIVGLVPNEAIANSARWYLMLENFSKEQILEVKLQQALEEQGSRSGLSTFVESVASSSPAPGGGSVSAAAGSLAAALASMVCRLTIGKKKYADVQDQATAILEKTDTLKDQLYELVARDAASFDALMAAMKLPKETPEQLETRKAAIQQATITATRTPLETMKKSLLAIDLAIQIAEIGNVNSISDAGVGALMAHAAVQGAYYNVQINLPGISDESIKAEIDRESRKVLNEAEIKSKRARDIVIGKIGCPTS
- a CDS encoding PHP domain-containing protein, with the translated sequence MPDKLIDLHMHTVYSDGRYTPTATVEYASEKQLSAISITDHDSFDGLPEAAIRAKELGIELINGIELSCTHEESDIHMLAYFVDPLYHPLSDKVKYYQDERLKRGLLIVQKLNEMGIDLRIETVKTMAGSGAVGRVHVADALVKEEYVHTFDEAFNRFLGYHAPAYVPKTFFDPVEAISLVHDAGGIVVMAHPGTARRDDAIPYLAEIGMDGIEVFHSKHSPAQVRHYKAVAEKHKLLISGGSDWHGRNDPRADMGNQKVPYVILSRMRDYLASRKST
- a CDS encoding ECF transporter S component; translation: MTTRTVAGIGIFTALAYAGSFVLMVIPNATLSILIVFFAGYCIGRLGGFVTGVVSSALISLFNPYGMVILPLLLAQLSGYSLVGLLGGAFAQRLEPRTSLVYVAVLGSLGVTTALLYHVPVSIVDAWLFGPFRERLIVSLSFVMVTVLSNLVFFVVFFPILAKLQKVVNFSNGR